In Ignavibacteriales bacterium, the following are encoded in one genomic region:
- a CDS encoding T9SS type A sorting domain-containing protein, with translation MKRIITTILALALLLTMTQSKANAQLTGTKTIPGTYASIKLAIDDLNANGVGTGGVTFNIAPGYTETIPMGGLIIDITANQPTSGNPVVFQRSGTGTNPLIQTDTNGSGIILTTGFGDRKDAILWLVGTDYITINNIDFAEQYTGGSQTLKTEYGIEMVRKNSTDGCKHVTITGCTIRMQQSDFQSTCIVSINRNLAGNITNPTTIGGRHESISVQGCTLNNSFNGMYFTGYNDSAPYDLYDHFYNIGGITGNTLINIGSRLISNNNASSKYGIYCQFHDSVTVSNNIVRVSTGPSNSPVYGIYLTVGTNSSATIDNNDISDTLGTTFTLNHYAIYAGIGENGTNNTVNITNNTIHDCRYDGASGGANYYIYIANNPYNVNVTGNTIRDNYVGNGTSTATGNMYGIYRSSANTNFGSSFTVASNTIKNLRRNQSAPGSGLDYGIYVLGGAYNYEVSNNTVDSIFSTTSSSDMAGIVCSYTSPGLTDIHDNTVGNLYKLTSTGGSLMGISTLINNTDSMAVYNNTVFNLYHHAGSGSTIGYYTSSQAATGFGNIYNNVVHDIHATSVYLCMGIYTSSAPGTCRKSFYGNRIYNITNDSTGTSMGINAQFSDIGGSVYSNRVYGISSMKNSVGAAVYGMQIYGISTDSRFDIYNNMVSELYAPLSNWNTGVIGLLVNCVDTTNISYNTIYIDSSSTGSNAGCYALYIAGAKVTFRNNIIINKFTPSDTGSSIGIYKVSSTVYDPASNNNNLYVPAGASNYFYYDGTSLYSTFTAFQTAVSPAETNSFAEDSPFMNVSTHPYDLDMKTTVPTLCDSGAIPIPGITTDIHGTMRNAVAPDVGADEFDGIPPVTSAPVLVYPANNAVLVEVNPLMNWDDVTNATMYHIQLSADSTFGSTLVDTDTLTSSELQLGNNFLAINTKYYWRVSGKNPVGEGPFSSIWNFTTGVTNIEPSSLPVVYELYQNYPNPFNPTTKIKFDIPKAGFVSLKVYDVTGREVSTLVNSELATGRYEFEWNGGQFASGVYFFRINAGDFVKVQKMMLIK, from the coding sequence ACATTCAATATCGCGCCCGGTTATACGGAGACTATACCGATGGGCGGACTTATAATAGACATTACAGCGAATCAGCCCACGTCCGGAAACCCGGTGGTCTTTCAGAGGAGCGGTACGGGAACAAACCCCCTGATCCAGACAGATACTAACGGTTCGGGGATAATATTGACAACAGGTTTTGGAGACCGTAAGGACGCTATACTCTGGCTTGTAGGAACGGATTATATTACAATCAATAACATCGATTTTGCAGAGCAGTACACCGGCGGTTCGCAGACTTTGAAAACAGAGTATGGGATAGAAATGGTGCGAAAGAATAGTACGGACGGGTGCAAGCATGTTACCATAACCGGCTGTACGATCCGGATGCAGCAGTCTGATTTCCAATCAACCTGTATTGTATCAATAAACAGAAACCTGGCAGGAAATATCACAAACCCGACAACTATCGGTGGAAGACACGAAAGCATCTCGGTGCAGGGCTGTACGTTAAATAATAGTTTCAATGGGATGTATTTTACGGGTTATAATGATTCTGCCCCATACGACCTCTATGACCATTTTTATAATATAGGGGGGATTACAGGGAATACTTTGATCAATATAGGTTCACGTTTAATTAGTAATAATAATGCTTCTTCAAAATATGGGATCTATTGTCAATTTCATGATAGTGTAACTGTCAGCAATAATATTGTCAGAGTAAGTACCGGACCAAGTAATTCTCCGGTCTATGGAATATATTTGACAGTAGGCACAAACTCCTCGGCGACCATTGATAACAATGACATCTCTGATACCCTCGGCACTACATTTACACTCAATCACTATGCAATATATGCAGGAATTGGTGAAAACGGAACCAATAATACTGTAAATATAACCAACAATACTATTCATGACTGCAGATATGACGGAGCTTCAGGAGGTGCAAACTATTATATCTATATTGCGAACAATCCATACAATGTAAATGTAACGGGAAACACGATCCGGGATAATTACGTCGGCAATGGAACTTCGACAGCTACGGGAAATATGTACGGGATTTACAGGTCATCGGCAAACACAAACTTTGGTTCGTCCTTCACTGTCGCAAGCAACACTATCAAAAATCTGCGTAGGAACCAATCTGCGCCGGGATCTGGATTAGATTATGGTATCTATGTGCTAGGCGGCGCTTATAATTATGAAGTAAGTAATAACACCGTGGACAGTATTTTCTCGACTACATCCAGCAGCGATATGGCAGGGATAGTATGCTCATACACGTCACCCGGATTAACCGACATACATGATAATACTGTAGGCAACCTGTACAAATTAACATCTACGGGAGGTTCATTAATGGGAATTTCTACACTCATTAACAACACGGATTCGATGGCAGTATATAATAATACCGTATTTAATCTCTATCACCATGCAGGTTCCGGATCAACAATAGGTTATTACACAAGCAGTCAGGCGGCAACAGGATTCGGAAATATATATAACAACGTCGTGCATGATATTCATGCTACAAGCGTTTACCTTTGTATGGGAATTTACACCAGTTCCGCCCCGGGTACCTGCAGAAAGAGTTTTTATGGCAACAGGATATATAATATAACAAATGACAGTACCGGTACCTCAATGGGTATCAATGCTCAATTTAGTGATATAGGTGGTTCTGTATATAGCAACCGGGTCTATGGAATTTCCAGTATGAAGAACAGCGTGGGAGCGGCAGTATACGGAATGCAAATTTACGGAATATCAACCGATTCAAGGTTTGATATTTATAATAATATGGTAAGTGAGCTTTATGCTCCTTTGAGTAACTGGAATACTGGAGTAATAGGGCTACTTGTAAACTGCGTAGATACTACGAACATTTCATACAACACAATATATATTGATAGCAGCTCGACAGGTTCAAATGCCGGCTGTTATGCTCTCTACATAGCCGGAGCAAAAGTAACCTTCAGGAATAATATCATTATTAATAAATTTACTCCCTCAGATACAGGGTCAAGTATAGGGATATATAAGGTCTCCTCGACGGTATATGATCCTGCGTCTAACAACAATAACTTATATGTACCCGCAGGCGCGTCGAATTACTTTTACTATGACGGAACAAGCTTGTATTCGACATTTACAGCATTCCAGACGGCTGTGTCTCCTGCGGAGACCAATTCCTTCGCAGAAGATAGTCCGTTTATGAACGTATCTACTCATCCGTACGACCTGGATATGAAAACGACCGTCCCGACATTATGCGACAGCGGCGCCATACCTATACCCGGCATCACAACTGATATACACGGTACAATGAGGAATGCTGTAGCACCGGACGTAGGAGCAGATGAATTCGACGGTATTCCGCCGGTTACGAGCGCTCCGGTGCTAGTATATCCAGCAAATAATGCTGTGCTGGTAGAGGTAAACCCGCTGATGAACTGGGATGACGTGACAAATGCAACTATGTATCACATTCAGCTCTCGGCCGATTCTACATTTGGAAGTACGCTCGTGGATACGGATACTCTTACGTCATCAGAACTCCAACTGGGCAATAACTTCCTCGCCATCAATACAAAATATTACTGGAGAGTGAGCGGAAAGAATCCTGTGGGCGAAGGTCCCTTCTCATCGATATGGAATTTCACTACTGGTGTAACGAACATCGAACCTTCTTCATTACCGGTGGTATATGAGCTATACCAAAATTACCCTAACCCGTTCAACCCAACAACAAAAATAAAGTTCGACATACCGAAAGCAGGCTTTGTTTCGCTGAAGGTTTATGACGTAACAGGCAGAGAAGTGAGCACTCTGGTAAACAGCGAGCTGGCAACAGGAAGGTATGAGTTTGAATGGAACGGCGGGCAGTTTGCGAGCGGAGTGTACTTCTTCCGAATCAATGCCGGCGACTTCGTGAAGGTTCAGAAAATGATGCTAATCAAATAA